One segment of Gemmatimonadota bacterium DNA contains the following:
- a CDS encoding energy transducer TonB → MNKKSDPWITPEIPRIKNPACDLKRTYKHVFRISMVIAFILHVGIGLMFPTFTSGTRKIERRTIIIETVDIPETRQIHRAPPPPRPSIPIATESEDVPDDVTIETTDLDFDKVDLHVPPPPGETTVIEEPEEEILEYFMVEEKPVLIHRVAPVYPPVALKAGIEGTVHLKILVDKAGVVEQANAVKGKEIFYKAALQSVNQYRFKPARQNDRPVKVYLVIPIRFRITR, encoded by the coding sequence ATGAATAAAAAATCAGATCCGTGGATTACGCCTGAAATCCCGCGTATTAAAAATCCAGCCTGTGATCTTAAACGCACGTACAAGCACGTATTTCGCATCAGCATGGTGATTGCATTTATCTTGCATGTGGGCATAGGGCTTATGTTTCCCACATTCACATCTGGCACGCGCAAAATAGAGCGACGCACCATCATCATCGAGACCGTCGATATACCGGAAACCCGTCAAATTCACCGCGCGCCGCCACCGCCACGGCCGTCTATTCCCATTGCAACCGAAAGCGAGGATGTGCCCGACGACGTCACTATTGAAACTACCGACCTCGATTTCGATAAGGTCGATCTCCATGTGCCCCCACCCCCTGGTGAGACTACTGTAATAGAAGAACCAGAAGAAGAGATACTCGAATATTTTATGGTCGAAGAAAAACCCGTGCTCATCCATCGCGTAGCACCAGTATATCCCCCGGTCGCTCTCAAGGCGGGTATTGAAGGCACCGTTCACTTGAAAATACTGGTTGACAAAGCCGGAGTAGTCGAACAGGCCAATGCTGTCAAAGGCAAAGAAATTTTTTACAAAGCGGCCCTTCAGTCCGTTAATCAATACCGTTTTAAGCCAGCCCGTCAAAATGATAGACCTGTTAAAGTCTATCTCGTCATACCCATACGTTTCCGAATTACTCGATAA
- the mltG gene encoding endolytic transglycosylase MltG, translating to MKRFLFILSIVPIVCFLGACTGIFIFNRPTGVGKKEVEIRHGATVKQISQQLYQKRLIHSPRLLQYLAQLNGSSRRLKAGIHPLDGQMTTWEVLLELERSRDVTQNVTVPEGLEKKQIATILSEKLNLDQKKLLLLMNSAAFCITLSVQAKDLEGYLFPETYNFPTTVSEQQVLRRMVEHCQAVFDERLQRRAHELGMSIHEVITFASIIEGETSWDSERDTIAAVYHNRLKKGMRLQADPTVQYALPGEPRRLFYKDYDYDSPYNTYRHSGLPPGPINSPGRASIVAALFPADVDYLYFVATGEGGHVFTHSLQEHAAAKKRTAAARKNTWQKKKLVTGD from the coding sequence ATGAAACGGTTTCTCTTTATTTTGAGTATTGTGCCAATTGTGTGCTTTTTGGGTGCTTGCACGGGGATTTTTATTTTTAATCGGCCAACGGGAGTGGGGAAGAAAGAGGTCGAGATTCGACATGGAGCAACCGTTAAACAAATCAGCCAGCAACTCTATCAGAAACGCCTGATCCACAGCCCGCGCCTACTACAGTATCTCGCACAGCTCAATGGAAGCAGCCGTCGCCTGAAGGCTGGCATTCATCCCCTCGACGGTCAGATGACGACCTGGGAGGTTTTGCTCGAGTTGGAGCGTTCACGCGATGTCACGCAAAATGTCACTGTTCCCGAGGGTTTAGAAAAAAAACAAATTGCGACGATCCTATCTGAGAAATTGAATCTCGACCAGAAAAAGTTGCTGTTGCTAATGAATAGTGCTGCTTTTTGTATAACTCTTTCTGTGCAGGCCAAAGACCTGGAAGGCTATTTATTCCCCGAAACCTATAATTTTCCGACAACAGTATCAGAACAACAGGTACTGCGCAGGATGGTTGAGCATTGTCAGGCTGTTTTTGATGAACGGCTTCAAAGACGCGCACATGAACTCGGAATGAGTATTCACGAAGTGATTACCTTCGCATCTATTATCGAAGGGGAAACCAGTTGGGATTCCGAGCGAGATACGATTGCGGCGGTCTATCACAATCGCCTTAAAAAAGGCATGCGTCTGCAAGCCGACCCCACGGTGCAATATGCTCTTCCCGGTGAACCTCGACGACTATTTTATAAGGATTATGACTACGATTCGCCCTATAATACTTACCGCCATTCGGGATTGCCACCCGGGCCGATTAACAGTCCTGGACGGGCGTCTATTGTGGCTGCACTTTTTCCCGCTGATGTCGATTATTTGTATTTTGTCGCTACCGGCGAAGGCGGCCATGTCTTTACACATTCTTTGCAAGAACACGCGGCTGCAAAAAAAAGGACCGCGGCTGCACGAAAAAATACCTGGCAAAAAAAGAAACTGGTAACAGGGGATTAG
- a CDS encoding AAA family ATPase, whose protein sequence is MSIFALYSMKGGVGKTAAAVNLAYEAVRSGATALLCDLDPQGAAAFNFRIRAKKKFGRKRFLKGGKHLDNNIRGTDFEGLDLLPSAMSFRNMDLGLDERAKNKSYLKRLLTPMRKDYDYIFFDCPPNLTLLAEHVFRAADYVVVPCIPTTLSMLTHQKLVEFFKKNKLKRKKMVSFFSMVEQRKTMHREMIAQVGEREGKFLNAQIPYTTDVEQMGWARQPVACFKPHSKATQAYRELWAELQMLR, encoded by the coding sequence GTGAGTATCTTTGCTTTATACAGCATGAAAGGTGGCGTAGGGAAGACCGCCGCCGCTGTGAATCTGGCTTATGAAGCGGTCCGTTCTGGTGCGACTGCGTTGCTGTGCGATTTAGACCCTCAAGGGGCTGCGGCTTTTAATTTTCGCATTCGAGCCAAAAAAAAGTTTGGGCGCAAGCGTTTCTTGAAGGGCGGTAAGCACTTAGACAATAATATTCGAGGGACGGACTTTGAAGGTCTGGACTTATTGCCTTCGGCCATGTCTTTTCGCAATATGGATTTGGGGTTGGACGAGCGGGCAAAAAACAAAAGCTATTTGAAGCGTCTGTTGACGCCGATGCGGAAAGATTACGATTATATTTTTTTCGATTGCCCGCCCAATCTGACGCTCCTTGCCGAGCATGTTTTCAGGGCAGCCGATTATGTGGTTGTTCCGTGTATTCCGACAACTCTGTCGATGTTGACGCATCAAAAACTGGTAGAGTTCTTTAAAAAAAATAAATTAAAGCGCAAAAAAATGGTGTCGTTTTTTTCAATGGTTGAACAGCGCAAGACAATGCACAGGGAAATGATCGCACAGGTGGGCGAGCGCGAGGGAAAATTTTTGAACGCGCAAATTCCTTACACGACAGATGTAGAACAGATGGGATGGGCGAGACAACCCGTGGCATGCTTCAAGCCGCATTCAAAGGCAACTCAGGCGTATCGAGAACTGTGGGCAGAATTGCAAATGCTTAGATGA
- a CDS encoding AAA family ATPase, translating into MSILDGLNDAQRKAVQAVDGPVLVLAGAGSGKTRVLTRRIAYLLSECGVDPRQILAMTFTNKAAGEMRERVEDLLHRSCKTMWIGTFHSLCARFLRSQAERVGLRSNFTIYDATDQLALLRRVIADEELSERDFPARLIRTRISQAKNQMVGIGVFAQRASTFREQIIARIFRHYQDALKQNNAVDFDDLLTLSVELIRDHEDVRQTYQTQFSHILIDEYQDTNRPQYLFARYLAEVHQNICVVGDDDQSIYAWRGADIRNILDFEADYPNALVVRLEQNYRSTQVILDAGNALIRNNAGRKGKELWTDRARGEKIRLKRCADEAEEARWIAGVARDFKRAHTYRDMAVLYRTNAQSRALEEGFRRANIPYQIVGDVRFYERKEVKDVLAYLKLVVNPRDSISFWRVINTPRRGIGTTSAGRLDEFAMREGLAPYEALAHCIDTIPKRTAHAMQRFYDMVEGFRLDMETIPADELAANIVDETGYLGDFEKLLPEERMSRRDHVAELLADIKIFVEQSDDISLEAYLRKVSLVTDVDQWENAADAVTLMTLHSAKGLEFPIVFVTGLEDGLFPIMRPAGDDSNMEDALEEERRLFYVGITRAQDRLFLSYAMRRQRYGGAVTSSASQFLSEIPEDLLDAGFKISEVSSAPGRKSGRETARRVNPGEPFLMDVGSWVVHPAWGRGQIQSRAGSGQTARLKVRFDGGAVKTLMVKFANLQPG; encoded by the coding sequence ATGTCAATTCTCGATGGATTAAATGATGCACAACGCAAAGCCGTACAGGCCGTAGATGGTCCCGTGCTCGTTCTCGCGGGGGCCGGTTCTGGTAAAACGCGCGTTTTGACACGGCGCATCGCCTATTTGTTGAGTGAATGCGGCGTTGACCCGCGTCAGATTCTGGCGATGACCTTTACCAATAAGGCCGCAGGAGAAATGCGCGAGCGGGTCGAAGACTTGCTTCATCGCTCTTGCAAAACCATGTGGATTGGCACGTTCCACAGTTTATGTGCGCGTTTTTTGCGGTCACAGGCCGAACGCGTAGGACTGAGGTCCAATTTTACGATTTACGATGCAACAGATCAACTCGCACTTCTGCGGCGGGTGATTGCCGACGAGGAACTTTCTGAACGCGACTTTCCAGCGCGTTTGATTCGTACGCGGATCAGCCAGGCAAAAAACCAGATGGTGGGCATCGGTGTATTTGCCCAGCGAGCGAGCACATTTCGAGAGCAAATAATTGCGCGAATTTTTCGCCACTATCAGGATGCCCTGAAGCAGAATAATGCCGTTGACTTTGACGATTTGTTGACATTGAGCGTGGAGTTGATCCGCGATCACGAAGATGTGCGCCAAACCTATCAGACACAGTTTTCACATATTTTAATCGACGAATACCAGGATACCAATCGTCCGCAATACCTCTTTGCGCGTTATCTGGCTGAAGTGCATCAAAATATATGTGTTGTTGGCGATGACGACCAGAGTATCTATGCGTGGCGCGGTGCAGATATTCGCAATATTCTCGATTTTGAAGCCGATTATCCCAACGCGCTTGTCGTGCGCCTGGAGCAAAATTACCGTTCCACGCAGGTTATTCTGGATGCTGGCAATGCCCTGATTCGCAACAACGCGGGGCGCAAGGGAAAGGAACTGTGGACGGATCGCGCTCGGGGCGAAAAAATCCGTTTGAAAAGATGTGCCGATGAAGCAGAAGAGGCCCGCTGGATCGCCGGGGTAGCACGAGATTTTAAGCGCGCGCATACCTACCGGGATATGGCAGTGCTCTATCGCACCAATGCACAGTCTCGCGCCCTTGAAGAAGGATTTAGACGCGCCAATATTCCGTATCAAATCGTGGGAGATGTGCGATTTTACGAGCGCAAAGAGGTCAAGGATGTGCTCGCATATCTCAAATTGGTAGTCAATCCGCGCGATTCCATCAGTTTTTGGCGCGTGATTAACACGCCGCGCCGCGGCATTGGGACAACATCTGCTGGACGGCTCGATGAGTTTGCCATGCGCGAGGGGCTTGCGCCCTATGAGGCACTTGCACATTGCATTGATACAATTCCGAAGCGCACAGCCCACGCGATGCAGCGGTTTTACGACATGGTCGAGGGTTTTCGCCTGGATATGGAGACGATACCTGCGGATGAACTCGCGGCAAACATTGTCGATGAAACTGGATATTTGGGCGATTTTGAGAAACTTCTGCCAGAAGAACGGATGTCGCGAAGGGATCATGTCGCGGAATTGTTGGCAGATATTAAGATTTTTGTCGAACAGTCGGACGACATCTCTTTAGAGGCGTATTTGCGGAAAGTTTCGCTGGTGACAGATGTAGATCAGTGGGAAAACGCCGCAGATGCGGTTACACTGATGACCCTGCACAGCGCTAAGGGACTGGAATTTCCCATTGTGTTTGTTACCGGTCTCGAAGATGGGCTGTTTCCAATTATGCGACCCGCTGGCGACGATAGCAATATGGAAGATGCGTTAGAGGAGGAGCGCCGTCTTTTCTATGTAGGTATTACCCGCGCCCAGGATCGGCTCTTTTTGTCCTATGCGATGCGGCGGCAACGATACGGCGGTGCGGTGACCTCTTCGGCGTCGCAGTTTTTGTCCGAAATCCCCGAAGATCTGCTTGATGCCGGTTTTAAGATTAGCGAGGTTAGCAGTGCTCCAGGTCGAAAATCGGGCAGAGAAACAGCCCGACGGGTCAATCCGGGAGAACCGTTTTTAATGGATGTCGGATCGTGGGTCGTGCATCCCGCCTGGGGCCGTGGACAGATTCAAAGCCGCGCGGGATCGGGACAAACAGCCAGACTGAAAGTGCGATTCGACGGCGGAGCCGTCAAGACCCTCATGGTCAAATTTGCCAATCTTCAGCCAGGATAG
- a CDS encoding CHAD domain-containing protein has protein sequence MITRCETYVLREPAGSDLIETLGLEYSKSLPEKEEIIQYYDTFDWRLYQKGLALIQTGNAVYLQRISDGAYPHDQIEMKQHLEGRFWWMFPEGELRDTLRGALSVRTLLLRAQVRQKVCEFGVLNADEKTVVRLFITHTSTENGHIATLTCRSVRGYERDFENLRRRFRKLDVAHVAEDVFERVMDLAGCVPGDYSSKLNLDLNHEASGREATCEILRCLNDVMRQNETGIRTDWDTEFLHDFRVAIRRTRSALSQIKGVLPEGAVAHFKDEFRQLGRSTNRLRDLDVYLLDEETYRAMLPRSLQPGLDAVFSRLKSERRRALNDMVQILDAPEYLDLMDSWAAFLQGAQSQRGRDSAVPAIALARKFIFKRFKLVLKRGKAIGDHTPDEALHDLRIDCKKLRYLLEFFASFFPKDKMDKLIGSMKKLQDNLGDFNDLSVQQWELTTYLNEVLPRSRRADRLLCAAAIGGLIARLHDQQQAVRHEFASAFAVYAKKKNVRLYRDLFG, from the coding sequence ATGATCACGCGCTGTGAAACTTATGTCTTACGCGAGCCTGCTGGTTCGGATCTAATAGAAACACTTGGGCTTGAATACAGTAAATCTCTGCCTGAGAAAGAGGAAATTATTCAGTATTACGATACATTTGACTGGCGTTTGTATCAGAAGGGACTCGCGCTGATACAAACGGGAAATGCGGTGTATTTGCAACGAATTTCAGATGGTGCATACCCGCACGATCAGATCGAAATGAAACAACATCTGGAAGGTCGCTTCTGGTGGATGTTCCCAGAGGGCGAATTGCGCGACACATTGCGGGGGGCGCTCTCTGTTCGGACGCTGTTACTCCGAGCACAGGTGAGGCAGAAGGTTTGCGAATTTGGCGTTTTAAATGCAGATGAAAAGACGGTTGTTCGGTTGTTTATCACGCATACCAGCACAGAAAATGGACACATTGCGACTTTGACTTGCCGAAGCGTGCGGGGATATGAGCGCGATTTTGAGAATTTACGCCGTCGTTTCCGAAAATTGGATGTGGCACATGTGGCAGAAGATGTATTTGAACGCGTGATGGATCTCGCTGGGTGTGTGCCGGGCGATTATTCTTCAAAGCTGAATCTCGACCTGAATCACGAGGCGAGTGGGCGTGAAGCAACATGTGAGATTTTGAGATGTCTGAACGATGTGATGCGCCAAAATGAAACGGGCATTCGCACGGATTGGGATACGGAATTTCTGCACGATTTTCGGGTTGCGATTCGGCGCACGCGGTCGGCGCTGAGTCAAATCAAAGGCGTTTTGCCCGAAGGTGCTGTAGCACATTTTAAGGATGAGTTTCGGCAATTGGGCAGATCGACCAATCGGTTGCGCGATCTGGATGTGTATTTGCTCGATGAAGAGACTTATCGCGCGATGTTGCCCCGGTCACTACAACCCGGGCTGGATGCCGTGTTTTCGCGCTTAAAAAGTGAGCGACGGCGCGCCCTTAACGATATGGTACAGATTCTCGATGCACCTGAATATCTGGACCTGATGGATTCATGGGCGGCTTTTTTGCAGGGGGCACAGTCTCAGAGGGGGAGAGATTCCGCTGTGCCGGCTATAGCCCTTGCGCGAAAATTTATTTTTAAGCGTTTTAAGCTGGTGCTCAAAAGGGGCAAGGCGATAGGAGACCATACGCCCGACGAGGCATTGCACGATTTGCGAATCGACTGCAAGAAATTGCGATATTTGTTAGAATTTTTTGCCTCTTTTTTTCCTAAAGATAAGATGGATAAACTCATCGGGTCTATGAAGAAATTGCAGGATAATCTGGGAGATTTTAACGATTTATCGGTACAACAGTGGGAATTGACGACCTATTTAAACGAAGTATTGCCCCGCAGCCGGCGTGCGGACCGCCTGCTTTGTGCCGCGGCTATTGGCGGGCTTATTGCGCGTTTGCACGACCAGCAGCAAGCTGTTCGGCACGAATTTGCCAGTGCGTTTGCCGTTTATGCAAAAAAGAAAAATGTTCGTTTGTACCGCGATTTATTTGGATAG
- the gatC gene encoding Asp-tRNA(Asn)/Glu-tRNA(Gln) amidotransferase subunit GatC, producing MPVSKDDVRKVAQLARLDFAPEEEAQLIEDLNRMLEYVAALDQLDTTEVSPTAHVLPLENAFRDDVMGRSLDRSDALANAPLSGHGHFRVPRVIE from the coding sequence ATGCCTGTCTCAAAAGATGATGTACGAAAAGTGGCGCAACTTGCGCGCCTGGATTTCGCGCCGGAAGAAGAGGCGCAACTAATCGAAGATCTGAACCGCATGCTCGAATATGTTGCGGCACTTGATCAACTCGATACAACAGAGGTCTCCCCAACAGCGCATGTACTCCCCCTGGAAAATGCGTTTCGGGACGATGTAATGGGACGTTCATTGGATCGGTCAGATGCGCTGGCGAATGCCCCGCTTTCTGGGCATGGTCACTTCCGCGTCCCCAGAGTAATTGAATAA
- a CDS encoding GWxTD domain-containing protein — MRLLLRRQIFYLACLYVLTAFLLPVSAFSQPPATFRLAIAPFYSPYNGDYGVYMADRIAYELHRRAYVPALGRARFVLIETDVLMGEIDQTDRQLSPDLREFLSKRVPASYLLTGSVAFTGIYLIKLKLIDLRTGMIVWTGDVRDNPAWVWTRAHRSVGEIPAAEVRSSLGFGAVETPVPAPEAEHLPHHILLQPLHTTDYLPLAADCEMHLKNAIQRDGLFSLVPGALKGRQEHGRFSRISPDLRREASETTLAEAILTGSLLVLGKDGATDNIGLVLRLIEVETGQILWMGSSTGRRVWRWDKMADIVSATMGRLGEDLSQYGAGAAETQIAALRDLAKDGKSWSVLGHAYLERGLLKQAEEAFEKAMIFPDAPAQARAGKGLVLLRRGGYFDDGVQALRSAIRSDPDYLDAYSFLAQALLDQGMVDGVKIAENAIRRDSTYLPPYRVLGDWYADSEDHQRARAFYQVYLAHDPDDEVAEWMGRSLLQLKNYRDIDRFVAPIAREKPEASHLLPIMAIKALRVKRYGESTQLFERFLAQIDARERQLYDDIRVLLSGEEIEIYHALDDVEKKKYVARFWRAKNPNLSSAYNERQLAHYERVWTARWAFGRENYPWDRRGEVYIRYGEPDYRARSGWVSSLPSTRVQEVKEKVYRELYRDPNDSELIGPVFPIRSDRGFAAERERQVIDIPDQSTFGPVEGRREETTRSDPSQEAYAPVTMQHDRSIVPWESWVYTEVDGGIVIDFTRELGGVSGFDFAPIPPIPPTMLRDNIRIAEHAPAIRYKNATVNQPDEFRRAPRLSLGTFYFDLADFRGNAGKTRVDVMYGIPLENLLVVTDGQQPQVVLEHAVALADSAYRVVYRNTQKVQHFVDTSIVVTQEVVDITRQDVPAGMYHLALTVTDVMTARQGVLALDVAIDDYGKEQLHISDLMLVKSLSDTLRAARFRRGNWQVVPNPRRTVRAPNPLAFYCEVYNLAKDDFGQTRYRVTTAVKAAETEQRRTPGTVDQPEIALSYTQVGNSDWERLPLEVHLEHAQVGQNRLFVIIEDLVAGTQVAKDTFFQYIR; from the coding sequence TTGAGGCTATTGTTGAGGCGACAAATATTCTATCTGGCATGTCTTTATGTACTGACAGCGTTTCTGTTGCCTGTCAGTGCTTTTTCTCAGCCGCCTGCCACCTTCCGATTGGCAATCGCGCCCTTTTATTCTCCTTACAATGGCGATTATGGCGTCTATATGGCCGATCGCATCGCCTATGAACTCCATCGCCGTGCTTATGTGCCAGCTCTGGGAAGGGCGCGGTTTGTTTTAATAGAAACCGATGTGCTGATGGGGGAAATAGATCAGACAGATAGACAGCTTTCTCCCGATCTACGCGAGTTCCTTAGCAAAAGGGTTCCCGCCTCTTATCTCTTGACGGGTTCTGTAGCGTTTACAGGGATTTATTTGATCAAACTCAAACTCATTGATCTTCGGACGGGTATGATTGTCTGGACTGGCGATGTGCGGGACAATCCGGCCTGGGTTTGGACGCGAGCGCATCGATCTGTGGGAGAGATTCCCGCTGCCGAAGTGCGGTCTTCGCTTGGATTTGGCGCAGTGGAAACACCTGTACCAGCGCCAGAGGCTGAGCATTTGCCACATCATATCCTCCTGCAACCGCTTCATACCACGGATTATTTACCTCTTGCTGCCGATTGTGAAATGCACCTCAAAAATGCGATTCAGCGCGATGGCCTGTTTTCTCTCGTACCAGGGGCATTAAAAGGAAGACAGGAGCACGGGCGGTTTTCTCGCATCAGTCCCGATTTGCGCCGGGAAGCATCAGAAACAACGCTTGCGGAGGCCATCCTGACGGGTAGCTTGCTCGTGCTGGGCAAAGATGGCGCAACAGACAATATCGGTCTGGTGTTGCGTTTGATTGAAGTAGAGACCGGGCAAATTCTCTGGATGGGGTCTTCAACCGGGCGAAGGGTCTGGCGATGGGACAAAATGGCGGATATTGTATCTGCGACCATGGGGCGGCTCGGTGAAGACCTTTCGCAGTATGGGGCAGGGGCAGCAGAAACGCAGATTGCAGCGTTGCGCGACCTGGCAAAAGATGGGAAATCGTGGAGTGTGCTCGGTCATGCCTATCTCGAGCGGGGATTGCTCAAGCAGGCTGAAGAAGCATTTGAAAAAGCTATGATTTTTCCCGATGCGCCGGCACAGGCGCGCGCGGGAAAAGGGCTGGTACTGCTGAGGCGGGGCGGGTATTTCGATGACGGGGTGCAAGCACTCAGATCTGCAATTCGATCTGATCCAGATTATCTGGATGCGTACAGCTTTTTAGCACAGGCTCTTCTCGACCAGGGGATGGTCGATGGGGTTAAAATTGCCGAAAACGCCATTCGGCGCGATTCGACATATCTCCCGCCATACCGCGTGCTGGGCGATTGGTATGCCGACAGCGAAGACCATCAAAGGGCACGGGCGTTTTACCAGGTTTATTTGGCGCACGACCCCGACGACGAAGTCGCTGAGTGGATGGGTAGAAGTCTGTTGCAATTAAAAAATTATCGGGATATCGACCGTTTTGTCGCACCCATCGCACGCGAAAAACCCGAAGCCTCGCATTTGTTGCCCATTATGGCAATCAAAGCACTACGGGTGAAGCGCTACGGGGAATCGACCCAATTATTCGAGCGATTCCTCGCGCAAATTGACGCGCGTGAACGCCAGCTTTACGATGATATTCGGGTACTATTGTCAGGGGAGGAAATAGAGATTTACCACGCGCTTGACGATGTAGAAAAGAAAAAGTATGTGGCGCGGTTTTGGCGTGCAAAAAATCCGAATTTGTCCAGCGCGTACAACGAGCGCCAACTGGCGCACTACGAACGGGTCTGGACAGCGCGCTGGGCATTTGGGCGGGAAAATTATCCCTGGGATCGACGTGGTGAAGTCTATATCCGCTATGGTGAACCCGATTACCGCGCCCGATCGGGATGGGTTTCCTCGCTGCCTTCAACGCGCGTGCAGGAAGTGAAGGAAAAGGTGTACCGAGAATTGTATCGGGATCCCAATGACAGTGAATTGATTGGTCCGGTTTTTCCCATTCGGAGCGATCGCGGGTTTGCTGCTGAACGCGAAAGGCAGGTAATCGATATTCCCGATCAGAGTACCTTTGGCCCGGTTGAAGGACGCCGCGAAGAAACCACTCGCAGCGACCCTTCTCAGGAAGCTTATGCGCCTGTTACCATGCAACACGACCGCAGTATCGTGCCCTGGGAGTCGTGGGTCTATACCGAGGTAGATGGCGGTATAGTCATCGATTTTACACGCGAATTGGGTGGTGTCTCCGGGTTTGATTTCGCCCCTATTCCGCCCATTCCTCCCACTATGCTCAGAGACAATATTCGCATTGCCGAACACGCTCCGGCAATTCGCTACAAAAATGCTACCGTGAACCAGCCCGACGAATTTCGCAGAGCACCTCGTTTGTCGCTGGGCACTTTTTACTTTGATCTGGCGGACTTTCGAGGCAATGCAGGCAAAACCCGCGTGGATGTTATGTATGGCATACCGCTTGAAAATTTGCTCGTCGTTACAGATGGGCAACAGCCCCAGGTGGTGCTCGAACACGCGGTTGCGCTGGCCGATTCAGCATATCGCGTGGTGTATCGAAACACGCAAAAAGTGCAACATTTTGTAGATACTTCAATTGTCGTTACTCAGGAAGTCGTGGATATCACGCGCCAGGACGTACCCGCAGGGATGTATCATCTTGCACTGACCGTTACCGATGTTATGACCGCGCGGCAAGGAGTACTCGCGCTCGATGTAGCGATTGATGACTACGGTAAAGAACAGCTTCATATCAGCGATCTCATGCTTGTTAAGAGTCTATCGGATACGCTGCGCGCTGCGCGATTTCGACGGGGAAATTGGCAGGTTGTTCCCAATCCTCGGAGGACTGTTCGTGCGCCCAATCCACTCGCGTTTTATTGCGAAGTGTACAATTTGGCGAAAGACGACTTTGGGCAGACCCGCTATCGCGTGACAACCGCAGTCAAGGCAGCGGAAACAGAGCAGAGGCGTACGCCGGGTACTGTTGACCAACCCGAGATCGCGCTGTCCTATACACAGGTGGGCAATAGCGATTGGGAACGGTTGCCCCTTGAAGTCCATCTCGAACACGCACAGGTAGGACAAAATCGTCTCTTTGTGATTATTGAGGATCTCGTTGCGGGAACACAGGTGGCAAAGGATACTTTTTTTCAGTATATTCGATGA
- a CDS encoding tetratricopeptide repeat protein: protein MYRSLFVWVWFCLAIGSAWADDRGIIERAQAAYRAGDYATAFETLSHLPSLLGVVPLLDRPQQSRRAEIFFDLGRIHMASGDTARARLALVEVLHLDPETNKGIMDIPPDQALVDTRALFLDMRRKTVRQTLKGTTFWGAAGRSLLLPGWGQLYRGHKKRGYGFMGASAVLAAAWLVTDISYRSAYNTYRGTRLNDLQLGQRIAGTDSDAFTRNFERVESRAGRANLFLGLLAAVWLSSVLDHLVIGPAQVSLSVSIN from the coding sequence ATGTACCGTAGTCTATTCGTCTGGGTGTGGTTCTGTCTGGCGATAGGTTCGGCTTGGGCGGATGATCGGGGAATTATTGAAAGAGCACAGGCCGCCTATCGCGCAGGGGATTATGCTACCGCATTTGAGACGCTCTCTCATCTTCCGAGCTTGTTGGGCGTGGTGCCTTTGTTAGATAGACCTCAGCAGAGTCGGAGAGCCGAGATCTTTTTTGATCTGGGGCGCATTCACATGGCTTCTGGCGATACGGCTCGTGCGCGTCTGGCACTTGTTGAAGTACTTCACCTGGATCCAGAGACCAACAAGGGGATTATGGACATCCCCCCCGATCAAGCACTTGTAGATACGCGAGCATTGTTTTTGGACATGCGCCGTAAAACAGTGCGACAAACCCTTAAAGGAACTACATTTTGGGGGGCTGCCGGTCGTTCGCTTCTCTTGCCAGGGTGGGGACAATTGTACCGCGGACACAAAAAACGAGGATATGGCTTTATGGGGGCTTCAGCGGTGCTCGCTGCGGCCTGGCTTGTGACCGATATATCCTATCGCAGTGCATATAATACCTATCGCGGTACGCGTTTGAATGATTTGCAACTGGGTCAACGCATAGCAGGTACGGATTCCGATGCATTTACGCGCAATTTTGAACGCGTGGAATCTCGCGCGGGACGGGCCAATCTATTCCTGGGCTTGCTCGCGGCGGTCTGGTTATCCAGTGTATTGGATCATCTGGTGATTGGGCCAGCTCAAGTTTCCCTGTCAGTGTCCATAAATTGA
- the ruvX gene encoding Holliday junction resolvase RuvX, giving the protein MARILSVDFGRRRIGLAVCDELQISVRGLPTLKVRNFNDSVAQVAQIAGDQAAGEVVVGLPLNMDGSRGEMASAVENFASQLAVLSNKPVRTFDERLSSVGAKRELDAMQAKKRKGEIDRMAAVLILETYLQHKGR; this is encoded by the coding sequence ATGGCGCGGATTCTATCCGTTGACTTTGGGAGGCGACGAATTGGACTTGCGGTATGCGACGAATTGCAAATTTCCGTTCGTGGATTGCCCACGCTCAAAGTCCGCAATTTCAATGATAGTGTGGCGCAGGTTGCACAGATCGCAGGGGATCAGGCAGCAGGGGAAGTGGTGGTTGGCTTGCCCTTAAACATGGATGGCAGTCGTGGGGAAATGGCGAGTGCTGTAGAAAATTTCGCTTCCCAACTGGCAGTTTTGAGCAACAAGCCAGTTCGCACGTTTGATGAACGGCTTTCATCGGTGGGTGCAAAACGCGAATTGGATGCCATGCAGGCAAAGAAACGCAAAGGAGAAATAGATCGCATGGCTGCTGTATTAATCCTCGAAACCTATTTGCAGCACAAAGGGAGATAG